The Deltaproteobacteria bacterium sequence CGATCGATGTCGGTCGGGTCGAGCCCGAGGCTCGCGAAGAGCTTCTGCACGCGGGCCTCCGCGCGCTCGTGGGCCGAATAGGCCCTCGCCCGACGCGTCTCGCGGGAAGGCGGAGGCGTTGCCGGGTTCATCGTCTCGCGCAGCAGCTCGAGCGCCGAGAAATCCGCGGGGCGGCCCGCCTGGCTCGCCAACCGTTCGAGCCCGCGCAGCAGGTGCGTGGGCTTGGGCTTGATCAGCGCGTGTTCGAACGGCTCGCGGTCGAGGAGCCTCGCGGGGGGCGTGGCCTCGAAGGTTCCTTCGCGGTAGTTGTAGAGGAAGGTCTCGCCCCGCTCGTTGACGACCAGCGACGGGTCGCGGTGCGAGCCGATCACCACGAGATACCGCTTCCCCCGTTGCTGGACGAAGATACGGCCCTTGGCCTGCCCGGCGAAAGCGGCCGGCGCGAGCTCGCGACACTTCTGCGCGACGCTTTCGGCCGCCTGCAATCGCAGAGCGTCCAGCTGCGCCGCGCGGGCGTGCGCGGAGCCGGTAGTGGCCAGAATCGTCACGACGGCGCCGAGGCGCGCGAGCATCATGGGCGTTTCCTCCAGGAGGCATGTGCTACTGCACCAGGCGTGCCACGAGCAAATGCCCGAGATGACGAAGCAATGGTAAGGGCGAGCGCGTCAGCCAGCTGGGTCGAGCGGCCAGCGTGCGCCGCTCCGGGGCCCACTCAGGCGGCGCCACCTCCCCGGGACGCACTGAGCACGGCCGCGAGCGCGTCGGCGAGGCCTACGTGCGCGAAGGTGTAGCCCGTGCGCTCGGCCTCCCGCGGGAGCACCCGTTGCGACGCCGTCAGGAGCTCGCCCAGCTCGCCGAACGCTACGCGCAGGGCCGTCTTCGGCACGGGGAGAAACGCCGGGCGGTGCAATGCGTGACCGAGCGCGCGGGTGAACTCCGCGTTGGTCACTGGCCGCGGGCCCACGGCGTTCATGGCCCCGTGGAGCCGCGAGTCCCTCATGGCGTGGAGCAGAAGGCCGACCTCGTCTTCGAGGTGGACCCAGGGCATCCACTGCCGGCCGCTGCCGAGCCGGCCACCCACGCCCAGACGAAACGGAGTGAGCATCCTGGCCAGCGCGCCGCCGCCGGGCGCGAGCACGATGCCGGTGCGCACGCAGACCACGCGCATTCCGAGTCGCTCGGCCGCCAGCGCTTCGCGTTCCCACTCCATGCAGACCTCGGCGAGGAAGCCCTGTCCCGGCGATGAGGTCTCGTCCAGCTCCTCGTCGCCGCGGTCGCCGTAGTAGCCGACGGCGGACGCCGAGACGAGCACGCGCGGCCGACTCGCCAGGGCAGCGAGTCCGGCGATCAAGTTGCGCGTGCCGAGAACCCGGCTGTCGCGGATGCGACGCATTCGCTCGGCTGTCCAGCGACCTTCGGCGACCGGCTCGCCCGCCAGGTGGACGACCGCCTCGACGCTGTGCAGCGCGCTGGCCGGGGGTGGCCCGGCCTCGGGATCCCAGGGGTAGGCCTCCACCCCGGGAAGTCTCCGTCGGGCCTGCTCCGGATCGCGGCTCAGCACCACCGCGCGCTCGAGCCTTCCGACCAGCTCCCTGCCGACGAGGCCCGTCGCTCCTGTCAGTAGCGTCTTCATCGGAATCCCCTTCGCTTCCTCAGTATGGTCACGATCCCATGAGGACCGCCTGTGGTTCTCGTCGGGAAGCGATTGCCAGCCAGCCGCGAGGTCTGCTAGACGAGCGGCGGACGGGCCAGCGGACCTTGGGCCCGCCGGGCATAACGGAGGAGGCGTCGATGAGGCAGCGGATCGGTTGGTTGGTTGTCACCTCGGGGACCGCGCTTGCGCTGGTCGGTTGCGGGGTCGGCTCCGAGGGGGCGGGTGGCGACCCCGGCGCCGAGTTGCTCCACGTCTCGTCGAGTCGCGCGGCAGCCAGGCCGACGCCCCCCTCCTGCCCCGCGGGAGCCATCTGCAGCCCGAACTGGGCCGGCTACGTGGACTACGTTCGGCCGGGGTACGAGAGCGCCTCGGGCTGCTTCACCGTACCCACCGTGGACGTGGCCCGCAGCAAGCGGGGTTCGATCGGAATGGCCTGGATTGGGATCGGCGGCTATTCCCTGTCGGGGGATAGGACGCTCATTCAAGGCGGGCTCGTCATCCAACCCAGCAGCAGCTCGCCCTACCAGCTCTTCTACGAGACCGTGACGCCCGACGCGACGCAGGATTCGAGGGGCGCTCTGGTGGCGCCGATCGCCAGCACCATCGCGGCCGGCGATCGGATCTGCGTGAGCGTCTTCTACTACTGCACCGGGCCCTACGGCTGCGGTTCGTGCGACTCGTACTTCTACCCGTGCCCGGCGCCAGGGGCCTACTGGCGGGTCAACATCGGCCACTTCGCGCCCGACGGGCGACACATCGCGTCCACCAACCTTCCGAACCTGCGCTTCGACTCCGGCATGGGGTCCGCCGAGTTTGTCGTGGAGGCGCCCATCCTCCGCCGGAACCGCACCTATGCCGAGCTTCCGCAGCTCGGCACCGTAGGGTTTGTACCGCTGCCGGCCTTCC is a genomic window containing:
- a CDS encoding TIGR01777 family protein, producing the protein MKTLLTGATGLVGRELVGRLERAVVLSRDPEQARRRLPGVEAYPWDPEAGPPPASALHSVEAVVHLAGEPVAEGRWTAERMRRIRDSRVLGTRNLIAGLAALASRPRVLVSASAVGYYGDRGDEELDETSSPGQGFLAEVCMEWEREALAAERLGMRVVCVRTGIVLAPGGGALARMLTPFRLGVGGRLGSGRQWMPWVHLEDEVGLLLHAMRDSRLHGAMNAVGPRPVTNAEFTRALGHALHRPAFLPVPKTALRVAFGELGELLTASQRVLPREAERTGYTFAHVGLADALAAVLSASRGGGAA